In Populus alba chromosome 1, ASM523922v2, whole genome shotgun sequence, a single window of DNA contains:
- the LOC118032984 gene encoding E3 ubiquitin-protein ligase APD2 isoform X1: protein MEEPQRNEQHQLVPVATSSFASTSVDDPSTSSVSASHLVVEENQQENDESVNIEGNSGGHHHDQEQEREQPSSAVSNRLNISMSNAAANQMRDDVWSCFAVLIAFWFFASLTIILGYYGSVSLELGPNCSRLVQPNPLFVQSLKAGELGKPKPGPILYGFYKPPPLDVEITWTQKHDAVVPKDFHKEWMLFLNKGSTVDISYSIKSLGASPLSLVIAQGTESLIEWIDDPSYPNTTLSWNIIHGSGNIQQEIPTSSSYYIAVENLNSEEAKVELKFIVKSLIYDISQAYYSCPLSNHLCSLQLFLFGTTAAVLTSPGPAEDASDEDWYVKLSYGPRWIIYIIGSGVMTVLLLLALRLCNMYRPRGRDGYQAGEIASERTPLLSQKDDDSSSWGSSYDSNSHEEEDLEKWLAVNCIEGKSMAEGENLRRLCVICFDAPRDCFFLPCGHCAACFTCGTRIAEEVGACPICRRSLKKVRKIFTV from the exons ATGGAAGAACCACAACGTAACGAACAGCATCAGCTCGTACCTGTAGCAACGTCTTCTTTTGCATCAACTTCCGTTGATGATCCCTCTACGTCATCAGTTTCTGCTTCTCATCTCGTCGTCGAAGAAAATCAACAAGAGAATGACGAGTCAGTAAACATCGAGGGTAACTCTGGTGGTCATCACCACGACCAAGAACAAGAAAGAGAGCAACCTTCTTCTGCTGTGTCTAATCGTTTAAATATATCCATGTCCAACGCAGCAGCTAATCAGATGAGAGATGATGTTTGGTCATGCTTTGCTGTTCTCATTGCTTTCTGGTTCTTTG CTTCCTTGACCATCATTCTTGGATACTATGGATCTGTGAGCTTGGAATTGGGACCGAATTGCTCACGCCTTGTACAACCTAACCCATTATTTGTTCAGTCTCTTAAa GCAGGGGAGTTAGGTAAGCCAAAACCTGGACCGATATTATATGGATTTTACAAGCCTCCGCCTTTGGATGTTGAAATCACCTGGACGCAAAAACATGATGCAGTTGTACCAAAGGATTTTCACAAG GAGTGGATGCTCTTTCTGAACAAAGGGTCTACAGTGGACATCTCTTACAGTATTAAATCCCTTGGCGCCTCTCCTTTGTCCCTTGTGATTGCCCAAG GTACAGAAAGCCTTATTGAGTGGATAGATGATCCATCATACCCTAACACAACTTTGTCTTGGAATATCATACATG GAAGTGGTAACATCCAACAGGAAATTCCAACATCATCTTCTTATTATATTGCTGTGGAAAATTTGAACTCCGAGGAAGCGAAG GTGGAGCTGAAGTTCATTGTGAAATCTTTAATCTATGACATAAGTCAGGCATATTACAGTTGCCCCCTCAGTAATCATTTATGCAGTTTACAGCTGTTTCTCTTCGGGACAACTGCTGCTGTCCTTACGTCTCCGGGCCCTGCTGAG GATGCTTCAGATGAAGACTGGTATGTCAAGTTGTCTTATGGACCAAGATGgatcatatatattattggaTCAG GTGTGATGACTGTCCTACTCTTGTTAGCCTTGAGATTGTGTAATATGTACCGACCTCGCGGCAGAGATGGATATCAAGCAGGAGAAATAGCATCTGAACGAACTCCGTTGCTTTCTCAAAAAGACGATGACAGCTCAAGCTGGGGTTCATCTTATGATTCCAATTCACATGAAGAGGAGGATCTGGAAAAGTGGCTTGCAGTAAATTGTATAGAAGGAAAATCAATGGCAGAAGGGGAAAATCTGCGCCGGCTTTGTGTCATTTGCTTCGATGCCCCGAGGGACTGCTTCTTTCTTCCATGTGGCCACTGTGCTGCTTGTTTTACCTGTGGAACAAG GATAGCTGAAGAGGTTGGCGCTTGCCCCATATGTCGTCGGAGCCTGAAGAAAGTGAGGAAGATATTTACAGTTTGA
- the LOC118032984 gene encoding E3 ubiquitin-protein ligase APD2 isoform X2, which translates to MEEPQRNEQHQLVPVATSSFASTSVDDPSTSSVSASHLVVEENQQENDESVNIEGNSGGHHHDQEQEREQPSSAVSNRLNISMSNAAANQMRDDVWSCFAVLIAFWFFASLTIILGYYGSVSLELGPNCSRLAGELGKPKPGPILYGFYKPPPLDVEITWTQKHDAVVPKDFHKEWMLFLNKGSTVDISYSIKSLGASPLSLVIAQGTESLIEWIDDPSYPNTTLSWNIIHGSGNIQQEIPTSSSYYIAVENLNSEEAKVELKFIVKSLIYDISQAYYSCPLSNHLCSLQLFLFGTTAAVLTSPGPAEDASDEDWYVKLSYGPRWIIYIIGSGVMTVLLLLALRLCNMYRPRGRDGYQAGEIASERTPLLSQKDDDSSSWGSSYDSNSHEEEDLEKWLAVNCIEGKSMAEGENLRRLCVICFDAPRDCFFLPCGHCAACFTCGTRIAEEVGACPICRRSLKKVRKIFTV; encoded by the exons ATGGAAGAACCACAACGTAACGAACAGCATCAGCTCGTACCTGTAGCAACGTCTTCTTTTGCATCAACTTCCGTTGATGATCCCTCTACGTCATCAGTTTCTGCTTCTCATCTCGTCGTCGAAGAAAATCAACAAGAGAATGACGAGTCAGTAAACATCGAGGGTAACTCTGGTGGTCATCACCACGACCAAGAACAAGAAAGAGAGCAACCTTCTTCTGCTGTGTCTAATCGTTTAAATATATCCATGTCCAACGCAGCAGCTAATCAGATGAGAGATGATGTTTGGTCATGCTTTGCTGTTCTCATTGCTTTCTGGTTCTTTG CTTCCTTGACCATCATTCTTGGATACTATGGATCTGTGAGCTTGGAATTGGGACCGAATTGCTCACGCCTT GCAGGGGAGTTAGGTAAGCCAAAACCTGGACCGATATTATATGGATTTTACAAGCCTCCGCCTTTGGATGTTGAAATCACCTGGACGCAAAAACATGATGCAGTTGTACCAAAGGATTTTCACAAG GAGTGGATGCTCTTTCTGAACAAAGGGTCTACAGTGGACATCTCTTACAGTATTAAATCCCTTGGCGCCTCTCCTTTGTCCCTTGTGATTGCCCAAG GTACAGAAAGCCTTATTGAGTGGATAGATGATCCATCATACCCTAACACAACTTTGTCTTGGAATATCATACATG GAAGTGGTAACATCCAACAGGAAATTCCAACATCATCTTCTTATTATATTGCTGTGGAAAATTTGAACTCCGAGGAAGCGAAG GTGGAGCTGAAGTTCATTGTGAAATCTTTAATCTATGACATAAGTCAGGCATATTACAGTTGCCCCCTCAGTAATCATTTATGCAGTTTACAGCTGTTTCTCTTCGGGACAACTGCTGCTGTCCTTACGTCTCCGGGCCCTGCTGAG GATGCTTCAGATGAAGACTGGTATGTCAAGTTGTCTTATGGACCAAGATGgatcatatatattattggaTCAG GTGTGATGACTGTCCTACTCTTGTTAGCCTTGAGATTGTGTAATATGTACCGACCTCGCGGCAGAGATGGATATCAAGCAGGAGAAATAGCATCTGAACGAACTCCGTTGCTTTCTCAAAAAGACGATGACAGCTCAAGCTGGGGTTCATCTTATGATTCCAATTCACATGAAGAGGAGGATCTGGAAAAGTGGCTTGCAGTAAATTGTATAGAAGGAAAATCAATGGCAGAAGGGGAAAATCTGCGCCGGCTTTGTGTCATTTGCTTCGATGCCCCGAGGGACTGCTTCTTTCTTCCATGTGGCCACTGTGCTGCTTGTTTTACCTGTGGAACAAG GATAGCTGAAGAGGTTGGCGCTTGCCCCATATGTCGTCGGAGCCTGAAGAAAGTGAGGAAGATATTTACAGTTTGA
- the LOC118032984 gene encoding E3 ubiquitin-protein ligase APD2 isoform X3 has product MMFGHALLFSLLSGSLAGELGKPKPGPILYGFYKPPPLDVEITWTQKHDAVVPKDFHKEWMLFLNKGSTVDISYSIKSLGASPLSLVIAQGTESLIEWIDDPSYPNTTLSWNIIHGSGNIQQEIPTSSSYYIAVENLNSEEAKVELKFIVKSLIYDISQAYYSCPLSNHLCSLQLFLFGTTAAVLTSPGPAEDASDEDWYVKLSYGPRWIIYIIGSGVMTVLLLLALRLCNMYRPRGRDGYQAGEIASERTPLLSQKDDDSSSWGSSYDSNSHEEEDLEKWLAVNCIEGKSMAEGENLRRLCVICFDAPRDCFFLPCGHCAACFTCGTRIAEEVGACPICRRSLKKVRKIFTV; this is encoded by the exons ATGATGTTTGGTCATGCTTTGCTGTTCTCATTGCTTTCTGGTTCTTTG GCAGGGGAGTTAGGTAAGCCAAAACCTGGACCGATATTATATGGATTTTACAAGCCTCCGCCTTTGGATGTTGAAATCACCTGGACGCAAAAACATGATGCAGTTGTACCAAAGGATTTTCACAAG GAGTGGATGCTCTTTCTGAACAAAGGGTCTACAGTGGACATCTCTTACAGTATTAAATCCCTTGGCGCCTCTCCTTTGTCCCTTGTGATTGCCCAAG GTACAGAAAGCCTTATTGAGTGGATAGATGATCCATCATACCCTAACACAACTTTGTCTTGGAATATCATACATG GAAGTGGTAACATCCAACAGGAAATTCCAACATCATCTTCTTATTATATTGCTGTGGAAAATTTGAACTCCGAGGAAGCGAAG GTGGAGCTGAAGTTCATTGTGAAATCTTTAATCTATGACATAAGTCAGGCATATTACAGTTGCCCCCTCAGTAATCATTTATGCAGTTTACAGCTGTTTCTCTTCGGGACAACTGCTGCTGTCCTTACGTCTCCGGGCCCTGCTGAG GATGCTTCAGATGAAGACTGGTATGTCAAGTTGTCTTATGGACCAAGATGgatcatatatattattggaTCAG GTGTGATGACTGTCCTACTCTTGTTAGCCTTGAGATTGTGTAATATGTACCGACCTCGCGGCAGAGATGGATATCAAGCAGGAGAAATAGCATCTGAACGAACTCCGTTGCTTTCTCAAAAAGACGATGACAGCTCAAGCTGGGGTTCATCTTATGATTCCAATTCACATGAAGAGGAGGATCTGGAAAAGTGGCTTGCAGTAAATTGTATAGAAGGAAAATCAATGGCAGAAGGGGAAAATCTGCGCCGGCTTTGTGTCATTTGCTTCGATGCCCCGAGGGACTGCTTCTTTCTTCCATGTGGCCACTGTGCTGCTTGTTTTACCTGTGGAACAAG GATAGCTGAAGAGGTTGGCGCTTGCCCCATATGTCGTCGGAGCCTGAAGAAAGTGAGGAAGATATTTACAGTTTGA
- the LOC118032983 gene encoding uncharacterized protein, with protein MAAPLSRNKAPARLSSSPLLWIIALASLTIFFLYKVDNLALQTKTVAGHNLPPTPWHLFPPKNFDDQSRHARAYQILHCSYLTCPYSNTTVSKGHGFNSPSSSPKCPRFFMFIHHDLEPWAQSRITVDHIMGAKNYASFRVVIYKGRLYLDPYYACVQSRMMFTVWGFLQLLKRYPGMVPDVDIMFDCMDKPRINKTEHDSFPLPLFRYCTTKDHFDIPFPDWSFWGWPEVNIRPWDEEFRDIKRGSQARSWPKKWPRAYWKGNPDVGSPVRTSLLECNHTKKWGAQIMRQDWEEEAKGGYVSSKLSHQCDYRYKIYAEGFAWSVSLKYIISCGSLALIISPQYEDFFSRGLIPEKNYWPVSSDGLCQSIKFAVDWGNTNPTEAQKIGKAGQDLMESLSMDRVYDYMFHLISEYSKLQDFKPVPPSSALEVCVDSLTCFADEKQKQFFERATAFPSPSPPCTLQPANIDFIKRWMQQKQRTITNVREMELKT; from the exons ATGGCTGCTCCTCTTTCAAGAAACAAGGCTCCAGCTCGCTTATCTTCCTCTCCCCTCCTTTGGATCATTGCCTTGGCCTCCctcaccattttttttctttacaag GTAGATAATTTGGCATTACAAACAAAAACGGTAGCGGGTCACAACTTACCACCGACACCATGGCATTTGTTTCCTCCCAAAAACTTCGACGATCAATCCCGTCATGCTCGAGCTTACCAAATTCTACATTGTTCATACCTAACATGCCCGTATTCCAACACTACCGTTTCGAAAGGTCACGGATTCAACTCCCCCTCATCGAGCCCCAAATGCCCtagatttttcatgtttatccACCATGATCTGGAGCCATGGGCCCAATCACGGATAACCGTGGATCACATAATGGGGGCCAAAAATTATGCGTCCTTTCGTGTTGTCATTTATAAGGGGAGATTGTATTTGGATCCTTATTATGCGTGTGTTCAAAGCCGAATGATGTTTACAGTATGGGGATTTTTGCAATTGTTAAAAAGGTATCCTGGGATGGTACCTGATGTCGATATTATGTTTGATTGCATGGATAAGCCTAGGATTAACAAAACTGAACATGATTCCTTCCCTTTGCCGCTCTTTCGGTATTGCACTACCAAGGATCACTTTGATATTCCATTTCCTGATTGGTCTTTCTGGGGTTG GCCAGAGGTAAATATAAGACCGTGGGATGAGGAGTTTCGAGACATTAAACGAGGTTCCCAAGCTCGAAGTTGGCCAAAGAAATGGCCTCGAGCTTACTGGAAAGGGAATCCAGATGTTGGTTCTCCTGTTCGTACTTCGCTGCTGGAATGTAATCACACTAAGAAGTGGGGGGCACAAATTATGCGTCAG GATtgggaagaagaagcaaaaggtGGTTATGTGAGCTCGAAACTATCACATCAGTGTGATTATCG GTACAAAATCTATGCTGAAGGCTTTGCGTGGTCTGTGAGCTTGAAATATATTATATCCTGCGGTTCTCTTGCACTGATAATTTCCCCACAGTATGAAGATTTCTTCAGTCGTGGCCTCATTCCTGAGAAAAACTATTGGCCTGTCTCTTCTGATGGGTTATGCCAGTCCATAAAGTTTGCAGTTGACTGGGGTAATACAAACCCCACAGAG GCACAGAAAATAGGAAAAGCAGGACAGGATCTTATGGAAAGCTTGAGTATGGATCGAGTTTATGATTACATGTTCCACCTCATATCGGAGTACTCCAAGCTTCAGGACTTCAAGCCTGTCCCACCATCTTCTGCACTTGAAGTGTGTGTGGATTCCCTGACTTGCTTTGCTGATGAGAAACAAAAGCAGTTCTTTGAAAGAGCTACTGCCTTCCCTTCACCAAGTCCCCCATGCACTCTTCAACCTGCCAATATTGATTTCATCAAGAGATGGATGCAACAGAAACAGAGAACAATCACAAATGTGAGAGAAATGGAGTTAAAAACTTGA
- the LOC118032982 gene encoding phosphoinositide phospholipase C 4 isoform X2 yields the protein MAGSYRMCMCFTRKFKVTKAGPPHDVNEAFFKYTDGGTHMSAEQLRRFLVEVQGDGGVSTADAEKIVDQVLQKMHHIAKFTRRTLTLDDFHHYLFSADLNPPIGDQVHQDMTKPLSHYFIYTGHNSYLTGNQLSSDCSDVPIIKALKRGVRVIELDIWPNSTKDNVDVLHGRTLTAPVELIRCLKSIKEYAFSSSPYPVIITLEDHLTPDLQVKVAQMITETFGGMLYCPECECLEEFPSPEELKYRIIISTKPPKEYLKAEGGKDKGNKSRKDKDSDDDTWGKEPLDLVSDQEDGDVSDTDTSEDSDGESQQPGVSAYKRLIAIHAGKPKGGLKEALKVDPNKVRRLSLSEQALEKASENHGTDVIRFTQKNVLRVYPKGTRFNSSNYKPLIGWTHGAQMVAFNMQGYGRYLWLMNGMFRSNGGCGFVKKPDFLMKEGPHGEVFNPKTKFPVKKSLKVKVYMGDGWHLDFKQTHFDSYSPPDFYTRECQAMLS from the exons ATGGCTGGGAGTTATAGAATGTGTATGTGTTTCACTAGGAAGTTCAAAGTCACAAAGGCTGGCCCGCCTCACGATGTCAACGAAGCTTTCTTCAAGTACACCGATGGCGGCACCCACATGTCGGCGGAGCAGCTGCGGCGGTTCTTGGTGGAAGTTCAGGGAGATGGTGGCGTGTCCACTGCTGACGCCGAGAAGATAGTGGACCAGGTTTTGCAAAAGATGCATCATATTGCGAAGTTTACTAGGCGTACCCTCACTCTTGATGATTTTCACCATTATTTGTTCTCTGCTGATCTCAACCCCCCTATAGGAGATCAG GTTCATCAGGATATGACAAAACCATTGTCCCATTATTTCATATATACTGGCCACAATTCCTACCTAACAGGAAACCAACTCAGTAGTGATTGCAGTGATGTCCCAATCATAAAGGCATTAAAGAGAGGTGTAAGAGTGATAGAGCTTGACATATGGCCAAATTCCACTAAAGATAATGTTGATGTTCTACATGGAAG GACTCTGACTGCTCCGGTGGAACTCATTAGATGTTTAAAATCCATAAAAGAATATGCCTTCTCATCCTCCCCATATCCAGTCATAATAACTCTTGAAGATCACCTCACCCCAGATCTTCAAGTCAAAGTAGCTCAG ATGATCACCGAAACATTTGGAGGCATGCTGTACTGTCCTGAATGTGAATGTTTAGAGGAGTTTCCTTCTCCAGAAGAGTTGAAGTATCGGATAATTATTTCAACAAAACCTCCCAAGGAGTATCTTAAAGCTGAAGGTGGCAAGGACAAGGGGAATAAGTCTCGAAAGGATAAGGACTCTGATGACGATACATGGGGGAAGGAGCCATTGGATCTTGTATCTGACCAAGAAGATGGTGATGTG AGCGATACTGATACAAGTGAAGATAGTGACGGTGAGTCACAACAGCCAGGGGTATCAGCATACAAGCGTCTAATTGCCATTCATGCTGGGAAACCCAAGGGTGGATTAAAAGAGGCACTGAAGGTAGATCCCAATAAAGTTAGACGCCTTAGTTTGAGTGAGCAAGCTCTTGAAAAGGCTAGTGAAAATCATGGAACCGATGTTATTAG GTTTACCCAGAAAAATGTCTTACGGGTGTATCCTAAAGGTACTCGTTTTAATTCTTCCAACTACAAGCCACTAATTGGTTGGACACATGGAGCTCAAATGGTTGCCTTCAATATGCAG GGTTATGGTAGATATCTTTGGCTGATGAATGGGATGTTTAGGTCAAACGGGGGATgtggttttgtgaagaaaccgGATTTCTTGATGAAAGAGGGTCCGCATGGTGAAGTTTTTAATCCTAAAACG